The stretch of DNA cttcccagaatATATTTTTCTGCCGTTCTGTTTGGAACGGGTCTTTTTACATACATATGTGCGTGCGTAAGTGATTGGCTGCCTGCCTTCCTGCATGTGCGTGTAAAACCCTGTGTTTTTATTGTTGTGTGTCCAGGATGCACCGGATGAAGTAGGAGAGAGATAGTGGTGAGAGAATTTCCATGCAACAACCGCATCATCACTGAGTGGTCAGTGGCCTTTACCCCTAACGCCTAACTTTAgcgccttaaccctaacccttaactctAACCTCCTATCCCTGCCAGATTACACATAGTTGGCTCCTCAATTGTTTAATCTGAAGGACAAACTGTAGTATCACTCATTAAGACGTGACGATTTGTCTCCTGCAGTTCTGGAGCTGTTAACTCTGCAACCATGCTGGAGCCTGATCGACCCAGACCCATGGGACTGTGACCAGGCaaccagagacacacagagacacactgaagACTGAATAATTCCTAGTGAGAAACTAACATAAAAAATATTGACATCTGTTTCTGTTCTGCTTTGTgatgagagaagaggacagagacagatgttCATCTGTCTCATGTCAAACCCATTCATGTACCAGTGGACGTGTGAAATCATATGATTTGTGTATGTTGTGATTGCCCTACGTCACGAGGGAGGACATCCAGTGAGTGACATCAGCTGCCTTCAGACATGCAGCACAAGGTGATtaaatacaatgcattcggaaagtattcagacaaccTTGACTTGTGCCACATTTAGTTatgatacagccttattctaaaaattattaaattgttttttccccctcatcaatctacacataataccacaTAATGAGAAAGCAAAACCAGTTATTTTTAATTGttgcacatttattacaaataaaaaactgaaatcacatttacagtgccttgcgaaagtattcggcccccttgaactttgcgaccttttgccacatttcaggcttcaaacataaagatataaaactgtatttttttgtgaagaatcaacaacaagtgggacacaatcatgaagtggaacgacatttattggatatttcaaacttttttttcaaatcaaaaattgggcgtgcaaaattattcagcccccttaagttaatactttgtagcgccaccttttgctgcgattacagctgtaagtcgcttggggtatgtaaaatacagttttatatctttatgtttgaagcctgaaatgtggcaaaaggtcgcaaagttcaagggggccgaatactttcgcaaggcactgtacgtaagtattcagaccatttactcagtactttgttaaagcacctttggcagcgattacagccacaagtcttctttggtattacgctacaggcttggcacacctgtatttggggagtttctaccattcttctctgcagatcctctcaagctctgccaggttggatgggagtgttgctgcacagctattttcaggtctctccagagatgtttgattggtttAATTCTGGGCTATGGCTGGGCCAATTAAGGACAGTCAGagacccgaagccactcctgcgttgtcttggctgtgtgcttagggtcgttgtcctgttggaaggtgaaccttcgcccccagtctgaggttctgagcgctctgaagcaggttttcatcaaggatctctctgtactttgctctgttcatcattccctcgatcctgactagtctcccagtccctgctgctgaaaatcatccccacagcatgatgctgccaccaccatgctccaaatcaaatgtatttatatagcccttcgtacatcagctgatatctcaaagtgctgtacagaaacccagcctaaaaccccaaacagcaagcaatgcaggtgtagaagcatggtggctaggaaaaacgccctagaaaggccaaaacctaggaagaaaccgagagaggaaccaggctatgtggggtggccagtcctcttctggctgtgccgggtggagattataacagaacatggccaagatgttcaaatgttcataaatgaccagcatggtcaaataataataatcacaggcagaacagttgaaactggagcagcagcacggccaggtggactggggacagcaaggagtcatcatgccaggtggtcctagggctcaggtcctccgagagaaagaaagggagaattagagagagcatacttaaattcacacaggacaccggataagacaggagaagtactccagatataacaaactgaccctagccccccgacacaaactactttagcataaatactggaggctgagacaggaggggtcaggagacactgtggccctgtggacagggccaaacaggaaggatatcaccccacccactttgccaaagcacagcccccacaccacgagagggatatcttcaaccaccaacttaccatcctgagacaaggccgagtatagcccacaaagttctctgccacggcacaacccaagggggggcgccaacccaggcaggaagatcacatcagtgactcaacccactcaagtgacgcacccctcccagggacggcatgaaagagcagcagtaagccagtgactcagcccctgtaatagggttagaggtagagaatcccagtggaaagaggggaaccggccaggcagagacggcaagggtggttcgttgctccagagcctttccgttcaccttcacactcctgggccagactacactcaatcatatgacccactgaagataTGAGTCTTCAGTACAGACTtaaaaggttgagactgagtttgcgtctctcacatgggtaggcagaccatttcataaaaatggagctctataggagaaagccctgcctccagctgtttgcttagaaattcgaaggacaattaggaggcctgcgtcttgtgaccgtagcgtacgtgtaggtatgtacggcaggaccaaatcagagagataggtaggagcaagcccatgtaatgctttgtcggttagcagtaaaaccttgaaatcagcccttgccttgacacaCCCCAtccactgtagggatggtggcaggtttcgtCCAGACATGGCTTGGCTTTCAATCTTTGTGTCatgatcagagaatcttgtttctcatggtctgagagtctttaggtgccttttgggagACTCCAAGTTGGGTGTcttgtgcctttttactgaggaatggcttccatctggccactaccataaaggtctgatttggtggagtgctccaaagaggaactctggagctctgtcagagtgaccattgtgttcttggtcacctccctgaccaaggcccttctcccccgattgctcagtttggccaagcCGCCAgttctaggaagtcttggtggttccatttaagaatggtggaggccactgtgttcttggggtaccttcattgctgcagacatgttttgttacccttccccagatctgtgcctcgacacaatcctgtctatgcgctctacagacaattcttttgacctcatggtttggtttttgctccgacatccactgtcaactgtgggaccttatatagacaggtgtgtgcctttccaaatcatgtccaatcaattgaatataccacaggtggactcccaagttgtagaaacatctcaatgatgaccaatggaaacaggatgcacctgagctcaatttcgagtcctcgtagcatagggtctgaatacttatgtaaataaggtatttctgttttctatttttaatacATCTGCAAACAtctctaaaaaacagtttttcactttgtcattatgggttattgtgtgtagattatatatattttttccattttagaataaggctgtaatgtatcaaaatgtcaaggggtctgaatactttccgaaagccaTGTATATAGAGAGAACACGGACAGCGCATATAGTCTGTGGACAATTGATCTAATTGCTATGTTTTCTTCTGTTTTGTGTGAAACATGTTTCATTTCAGCACTGGGGAGAATCCAGGGAAATTCACAATCAACCACTGCCTCCCTCTCGAATCAGACCGGGTCAATAACTACAAAAACACATCGCAACACACACTTTCATATTCAGGACATCACGGTGACTTCATTGTGCAAGTACTGAATATGTACAACCTCCTAAATTTACTCAGTGCCAACGTGTTTGAGGATGACCGATTCAAAGAGTAAATTGACAATGGGAGAAGTTTCCCAGATCAAACAAGAAACCACTGAACTCATCACAATATGAACTAAATACTCAGAATGCGAAAGTGAAAGTGGGGACAAGCTCACTGCATCGTGGTTTCGCAGAACACTGATGATGTATTGTGGCATAGAGATTTTCATAATTTTCCTCACCGTAATTTAAAAGACATTTTGCTATCCTCTGTTTCTGTTTGCATTATTCTGTATTGTACCTAAGACTGCGTTATAATATTGCTAGAACCAACCTCCCACAGGCTCTTCAATATGACAGTGTAACATGATGTCACTCACTGACGCTGCCTGGGAAGCCCCGTGTTTATAAATTCAATGCAGGCCAAATCCAACAGAAAAAGCTCCGTTTTTTGTCTTTGGGCTCAGTCagatatttttattctgtaaatTATTGGAAATAAGTATATGACTTAGAAAATACTATTTTACTATTCGTTTTTTACACATaacaattcaaatatttaaatAAAATTAATTGTTTTGggctgtatttaaaaaatatattaaaatacACAGACAAAAGTATTTAAAATATAAGACACTCAAATACGAACTCAGGTCGGCTACATTGTCATGCAGTTCTGTAACAGTAGGCCTAGAAAtaggttagtagtagtagtttaatCCCTGGTTAGCCTCACACCAAATCAGAAATCACCGATTAATCCCCGGATTAGGCGCGCGGCCGCTTTAAAAATGCTCGTGCCTCTAGCCGGTGGCATTTAAACGTTTATAGATTCATCGTAGTGTAGGCGTCACACTAGCTGCATGCGTGCCTTGGCTGGTGCTTCAATTTAGAGTTTACATTCAcagcacacacgcactcacatacGCCGAGCCATGGCTTCAGTGAGTGTGGTAGGACCAGGACAACATCGACCGGCTCCCGACCACCAGCTAGTCTTTCATAAACTAAAGGCCGCCGGGAGAAATAAAAGAACGTTACCGTGGAAATCCTCCGTGGACATCATCCTCGGAAAGAGCTCGGTGACGCGGGAGTGCGGTTCAGTTTCGGCGGTATCAGCAGTCACAGCATCCCCACTAAACCCGTCCCTGACCCCGGGACAACAAGGAGTCGCAGCCGGGGTAGGAGGGGGGGATCCCGGGGTGAGGCGTGAGGCTCAGCCGGTGCTGGTGCCACGTAgttcagacagagagagcgacagcagCAGCCCTGACTGTGGAGACACTACAGCGGCGAGGGAGAAGGACACTGGTCAAAGCGAACGGAGCGGTAGCGGGAATGACTCAACCCGTGATCGAAGGAGTTCCCTGAAGATCCTTACAAATGTTATGTCAAGCACGTCAGCTAACACACAGATGACAGACGTCAAGTGTGACAGATCAAACGCGCCAACAAACGGACACATGGGAGGACACTCACATCGGGACCGTACGGTCAGAAGGCGCGCATCCCACAGCCCCAATGGTCAGACCACCAGGCTGGTGACCAAAGGGGACACCGGGGGACCACCGCTGGAGCGGTTGACACAGGGAAGGACCGGGGTCGTTAAACTCGCGCGCACAGAATCCCACCGAAGGGAGGTCTGGTCAATATTTGGCTCCCAGGAGCAGGAGGACGCGCGCGTGCGGTCGGAGACAGGAGAAGGCCACACGTTTGGGACCAGAACCGTGACTCAAGACTGGTGCGACGTCTGTAACCAGCGGATCAGTGTTCAGCAGGCGCTCAAGTGTAAAAGTAAGTAGGGTAGGCTAGCCTCTAGGCTATGACAGTAGAATACAAATAAATTCCCACTTCTGCCAGAGGAAGATTTGCCATCTGTTGCTTTACTACCAGATGATTTGATTATGATTTGATTTGGATCTCTTTTAAtccccatttggactaatcttccaagagtccttaaaaattaaaatacaatttataatacaaacacattttcacatataacacactattacaaacCTACATAGTATACTGACATAATGACCCAATAAGTACTCTAAAaaatattgattcttcatctactattgtcccacaacatttctatgtattatatttaaattgttttaaaacaatgtttatttatatatttatatattgaaAGATGATAGAGATAGTTTGTGGTTGATTTGCTTTTATGTTACGTATAGCATAATTGCTTTTACGGGTGTGCTGTGACGTCATGGTTTGGCGTTGAGATTTGGATATCGACCTCATTCCAAGGTGGAGGCTGCTGGCTCTTGTTGTGACCGGATTAATGTGAAGGGCATTGTCAGGCCAGGACTAGAATAGCAattggtcacactttatttggatagtctggatagcccatctgtagatgctctacagatggtcatactatcaacaaactaggCTACATGTTGATAAACAACTGCTTGCTTTAAGGTTCGGATTAGgaaaagggttaagtttaggataaGGGCTAGGGACAGGGATAGTAAATAGTTGAAATGTCATTGagagtctgtagagcatctacataTGTAcacttctgagagagagagaaattgtgtgtgtgtgtgtgtgtgtgtgtgtgtgtgtgtgtgtgtgtgtgtgtgtgtgtgtgtgtgtgtgtgtgtgtgtgtgtgtgtgtgtgtgtgtgtgtgtgtgtgtgagagagtgtattAGTGTGACTCTGCCAAGCATTCAGAGCTGCAGCCAGCAGCCTCCTATGGAAACCTCATTATCTTGTCCTCCCAGCCTCATCTCCCtggccccctctcctcctccagcctccctCGCCTCTGTGTCACAGCCAGAGTTGCAAGCACAGCTTTCGGATGGTTTATTATCTATTTTGCTTGGTTTGGCGACGTCAACATAttttccccatgccaataaagcccattaaagcgagagaggtgtagaaagagagagagagcgacatgaTGTGAGCTGACAAAGTTAGTTTAGGGCgttaacagtgtttcctatctgtGTGCGTAATAATCGTGGCCTACTGCAGTGAACGTGtcagtactgttactgtaggACATCTGCCATTGTCACATCTGTATGGGGGTGTTTTTGGTCACAGTTATCTGGACGTGTGACTGCTCTGGAGGGTATGGGATGGCATGTGTGTGCCCACATTTTAAAggtcacttacacatggttagcagatgttaatgcgagtgtagcgaaatgtttgtgcttctcgttccgacaatgcagtaataaccaacgggtaatctaacctaacaatttcacaacaactaccttagacacacaagtgtaaagggatgaagaatatgtacataaagatatatgaatgagtgatggtacagaacggcataggcaagacgcAGTAGAtcgtattgagtacagtatatacatatgagatgagtaatgtagggtatgtaaacattatattaagtagcattgtttaaagtggctagtgatacattttttatatcaatttttccattattaaagtggctggagttgagtcagtatgttggcagcagccactcaatgttagtggtggctgttaacagtctgatggccttgagatagaagctgtttttcagtctctcggtccctgcattgatgcacctgttctgacctcgtcttctggatgatagcggggtgaaaatgcagtggctcgggtggttgttgtccttgatgatctttatggccttcctgtgacatcgggtggtgtaggtgtcctggagggaaggtagtttgccccggtgatgcgttgtgcagacctcactaccctctggagagccttacggttgtgggcggagcagttgccgtaccaggcggtgatacagcccgacaggatgctctcgattgtgcatctgtaaaagtttgagtgcttttggtgacaagccgaatttctacagcctcctgaggttgaagaggcgctgctgcgccttctacaccactctgtctgtgtgggtggaccaattcactTTGTGcatgatgtgtatgccgaggaacttaacttactaccctctccactactgtcccgtcaatgtggatagggtggtgctccctctgctgtttcctgaagtccacgatcatctcctttgtttttttgacgttgagtgtgaggttattttcctgacaccacactccgagggccctcaacacctccctgtaggccgtctcgtcgttgttggtaatcaagcctaccactgtagtgtcgtctgcaaacttgatgattgagttggaggcgtgcgtggccacgcagtcgtgggtgaacagggagtacaggagagggctcagaatgcacctttgtggggccccagtgttgaggatcagcggggtggagatgttgttacctaccctcaccacctggggcccatgccttcatagtgtgtgtgtgtgttttaacaaGAGGGGTAAACAGACATGGCTCAGGTGTCATCTGCCCTACATTTAGTCTTACTGTAGGTTACTCTATCACAAttgttctctcacacacacacaacctcacacacTACTTTCTGCTCTAGATCCACAGTGCAACAACAATCCGCCACTGACTCTTCCATGACCTCCTCCACTCGTTCTCTGTCCTATGAAGGCCCTAAGTAGGCCCTATGTATGTGCTATGTCAGCATGCTCCGATGACATAGTTGAGTTGTCCTACCCGGTgcatagaggagagagcaggtcATCGATTAGAATGATATAACACACACCTGCACTGCTCTGGGCTGCAGAGGGTTAGACCAAGCAAGCGTGTTTGACCTGGCACtttctgtggtgtgtgtgcgtgctgagCAGGCAGTGTGTCAGCAGCACTCTGTCATGGGGAAGTTGTGACTGCAGAGGACTTCGCTATAAATGAGGGAAGGGGGGGCGGTAGCGCGAGCGCGCGAGAAGATGAATTGGATGGGATGAAGACTGTAAAGAcggaagagcagagcagagtgaaAAGAGCtagaggaagaaaggaggagaagTGTTGATGAGGAGAAAGGAAATaaaggggagagagcgagggaacaGGGCGAGAACGAGAGTGAGAAAGGATAGTTGGAGTCGAGGACAAAAtgggagcgagagggggaggagagggggagaaaagaatagagagggaagagggagagtaaaCGAGTAGATGAGGGATAGAGGAATGAgaaaggagaaggggagagagagagggagcccaGTACTGCAGTGCTCTCTGATTTAATGTGCCATCAGCAGGAGCTCACTGGAGCGAGACCAGAGACACGCTATAGCTACTGATCAACTGAGTGTTATGTGTGGAGTTGTTGACAGTGCTTTATTCTACATCCATATAGTACAATTGTTTATAATCTCCATAACATGCAGGTTATAATCTCATAGAGCAGTTTGGGATAGACACACTAATCCCTCTTTATATattaatcgtgtgtgtgtgtgtgtgtgtacagtttcTTACTTTAACCATCCTTGGTCTTTAACTGAAGCCACACAAAATGCATTATCAATGGACAGGAACAATGGAGAGGGAGGAGTTATTGGCTAGGGAACAAGGGTTGAATGGCATGTTTGGGGGTATTTGTAGTGGTAATGAACTTGGCCCCTCAAGCTAAAAAAGATTATGGCTGGGTCTTTAGGTCAGTGCAGTTttaaaacaaaacacacacacacacacacacacacacacacacacacacacacacacacacacacacacacacacacacacacacacacacacacacacacacacacacacacacacacacacacacagctaataaCAGGGAACTGTGGCCGAGACTTTCATACCGATAAACAACCATCGTTCTCTCTTTTCTCACTCTGTAATTTATCTCAAGTGTTCCGTCTTTGTTGGTATTGTTAAATGTATAGCCTATAGAAATAATCCTCTGTTTACTCCTCTTGGAAGAGCACTTCCTGGGAATCATATGGCCCGCAGCACAATTCTCATCCCTAGTTCTGTGTTCCAACAGACTTATGGtataaggtaacaccaagtaatttagtctcctgaacttgttcaacagccacaccattcatgactagattcagctgaggtcttgaattagggaatgatttgtaccaaatacaatgctcttagttttagtgATGTTCAGGAGCattttattactggccacccattccaaaacagactgcaactttTTGCTAAGGGTTttagtgacttcattagctgtggttgttcATGCATATATGGTTGAAtaatcagcatacatggacacacatgctttgatTAATGTCAGTGGCAAGTCATTGATAAAAATAGAAAAAAGATGAGGGCCTCGAGAGCTGCCCTgcagtacaccacactttacatgtttgacattagagaagcttccatttaACCTTTTCACTAGTGTTCCAAATATTTCTAACGGTCGCCCCAGAGTTGTTTTAAGCAGGTGATGTCagtgttccaaaatgtgattgttacgcaacaCAACAGTTCATTATTTTCCAACAAGTTTTATTTTCTAACAGTTTGAATTGTGGTGTGTTCCacctcctcattaattcacagAGAAGgagcccatttcactgttgccAAATTGTTTGAAGCTTTACTGAGCTGGACAAACGTCTCTCTTTGATGGGAGTCCAAGCACTTCCCAGTGTTTCCGCAGATCAAGTATGCAGACATTTGCACAGTCTTGCACAAACCTTTTCCCCCTGGCACATTTTTTGGTTGGCGCTCGCATTGccttcattgttgttttccttacTTTGTCAAAAATTATTATTTGTAAGTGCCTTATTTTCTGCATAATGTGtttactgttttattcacatgttttgAAGTACTGGTGGCAAATCATGCATTCTGATTTTTGAATAGATTGCAATGGACAActatgatgtgtgtaaaatacttttttgaaggttgtactgattatgatgagctaaagGTAAGCTATTTGCCAACTATGTGTGTCGCTATGTTTGTTGACATAATACAATGTATTCTGGGTGTCACGTAAATGTCTGTTAGACTAAAGATGTTATAACACAATGAAGTGAAGGAATGGTTCTCTCATCTTTCTAGTAGTGAATGATCGTGGACAACAGACCCCTTCAACATGCAAACAGACAACTCATCTTGTCTTTAGTTATCTTTGGTTGGCGCGCACAAACTACCCATCGTCGGATTACTTTTGATTTGTAGAAAGTGTTTTACAAAATTATATAGATCAAATCTAATTTAAACTATAATctaacagtttgctaagagctggcagcaagatGATAG from Oncorhynchus keta strain PuntledgeMale-10-30-2019 chromosome 21, Oket_V2, whole genome shotgun sequence encodes:
- the LOC118400054 gene encoding ras association domain-containing protein 5-like isoform X2 encodes the protein MASVSVVGPGQHRPAPDHQLVFHKLKAAGRNKRTLPWKSSVDIILGKSSVTRECGSVSAVSAVTASPLNPSLTPGQQGVAAGVGGGDPGVRREAQPVLVPRSSDRESDSSSPDCGDTTAAREKDTGQSERSGSGNDSTRDRRSSLKILTNVMSSTSANTQMTDVKCDRSNAPTNGHMGGHSHRDRTVRRRASHSPNGQTTRLVTKGDTGGPPLERLTQGRTGVVKLARTESHRREVWSIFGSQEQEDARVRSETGEGHTFGTRTVTQDWCDVCNQRISVQQALKCKNCNYTCHQECGGRVQLDCNQRDSNPRERTSPRRHCSTPPQYKKEVEEERGPKALSEEELRAKIEDYNSTVSENGMKLGADGLYTGFIKVHLRLSRPVTVLAVEGTGLDGQAERRPMTVSEGQEGAGAGFSEKRTSFYLPSDCVKQIHISSSTTVREVIQGLLKKFMVQDNPRKFALYRQTHRDGQDLFQKLPLVECPLALRLVVGPDPELLSFVLKENETGEVEWHAFSVPELQNFLVILEKEEAERVRLVEQRFAVYRQSLQKALREDQP
- the LOC118400054 gene encoding ras association domain-containing protein 5-like isoform X1 → MASVSVVGPGQHRPAPDHQLVFHKLKAAGRNKRTLPWKSSVDIILGKSSVTRECGSVSAVSAVTASPLNPSLTPGQQGVAAGVGGGDPGVRREAQPVLVPRSSDRESDSSSPDCGDTTAAREKDTGQSERSGSGNDSTRDRRSSLKILTNVMSSTSANTQMTDVKCDRSNAPTNGHMGGHSHRDRTVRRRASHSPNGQTTRLVTKGDTGGPPLERLTQGRTGVVKLARTESHRREVWSIFGSQEQEDARVRSETGEGHTFGTRTVTQDWCDVCNQRISVQQALKCKNCNYTCHQECGGRVQLDCNQRDSNPRERTSPRRHCSTPPQYKQKEVEEERGPKALSEEELRAKIEDYNSTVSENGMKLGADGLYTGFIKVHLRLSRPVTVLAVEGTGLDGQAERRPMTVSEGQEGAGAGFSEKRTSFYLPSDCVKQIHISSSTTVREVIQGLLKKFMVQDNPRKFALYRQTHRDGQDLFQKLPLVECPLALRLVVGPDPELLSFVLKENETGEVEWHAFSVPELQNFLVILEKEEAERVRLVEQRFAVYRQSLQKALREDQP